One stretch of Punica granatum isolate Tunisia-2019 chromosome 5, ASM765513v2, whole genome shotgun sequence DNA includes these proteins:
- the LOC116206614 gene encoding 3-ketoacyl-CoA synthase 20-like has translation MMLLDADMVLISGFLTKHVKELSTHILVSNMPYGFLTIVTLVVVFVTFFMRNGMMRRVYLVDFACYKPPESQLCTREFTVCRARTSGRFSEKTLDFMQATMDRSGLGDSTCLPEGLIREPLDICLEEALREARSVMFGAVREVLEKTGLKGSDIRILVVNCCVFCVAPSLSAMIVNEFKLRDDVMSYNLQGMGCSAGLAAVGLAKHLLQVHCNSYALVLSTENLTENVYQGDDRSMILINCLFRVGGAVVLLSNRPSSRSTAKYELLHTVHTQTASSDRSYSCIFRKEDEEGGTGISITKDLLAVANQTIKTNIAALGHLVLPLSEKFPYAVNAMVRYFQVMEVQPYNPDFTKAIDHICPHVGGKPVLDELQKSLHLSDAHMEASRMTLYKFGNTSSSSVWYELAYIEAKGRMKRGDRVWQIAFGSGFKCHSAIWRVIRMCDPEERNPWSDEINSYPVDLSGVGSFPYFFEPSKQKITG, from the exons ATGATGCTACTAGATGCCGACATGGTGCTCATATCAGGGTTCCTGACCAAACACGTCAAGGAACTCAGCACCCACATTCTTGTTAGTAATATGCCCTACGGTTTTCTAACAATTGTAACCCTAGTTGTTGTCTTCGTAACATTTTTCATGAGGAATGGCATGATGCGGAGGGTCTACTTGGTGGACTTCGCGTGCTACAAGCCCCCGGAATCGCAGTTGTGCACGAGAGAGTTCACAGTGTGCCGGGCCCGGACCTCAGGGAGGTTCTCAGAGAAGACCCTCGACTTCATGCAGGCAACAATGGATAGATCGGGGTTGGGGGACTCCACATGCCTGCCTGAGGGGCTGATCAGGGAGCCCTTGGACATCTGCCTAGAGGAGGCTCTAAGGGAGGCCCGGTCGGTGATGTTCGGGGCGGTCAGGGAGGTTCTAGAGAAGACGGGGCTTAAGGGCTCGGACATCAGGATCCTAGTAGTGAACTGCTGCGTGTTTTGCGTGGCCCCATCTCTCTCTGCCATGATTGTGAACGAGTTCAAGCTGAGAGACGATGTGATGAGCTACAACCTCCAGGGGATGGGGTGCAGTGCTGGTCTTGCAGCTGTGGGGCTCGCCAAACACCTCCTTCAG GTTCACTGCAACTCCTATGCCCTAGTCTTGAGCACAGAGAACTTAACCGAAAATGTCTACCAAGGCGATGACCGCTCGATGATCCTTATCAATTGCTTATTTCGTGTCGGTGGGGCAGTTGTTCTGCTCTCGAACCGACCGTCCAGTCGATCAACTGCCAAGTACGAGCTCCTCCACACTGTTCACACGCAAACCGCCAGCTCCGATCGCTCCTACAGCTGCATTTTCCGGAAGGAGGATGAAGAGGGAGGCACCGGGATCAGTATCACCAAGGACCTCTTAGCTGTAGCCAATCAAACTATCAAAACAAACATCGCTGCACTGGGTCACCTTGTCCTGCCCCTTTCAGAAAAGTTCCCGTATGCTGTTAATGCTATGGTCCGGTACTTCCAAGTGATGGAGGTCCAGCCGTACAATCCGGACTTTACCAAGGCCATTGACCACATCTGCCCCCATGTTGGCGGGAAGCCTGTACTGGACGAGCTGCAGAAGAGCCTGCACCTGAGCGATGCCCACATGGAGGCATCGAGGATGACTCTTTACAAGTTCGGGAACACATCCAGCAGTTCAGTCTGGTATGAGCTGGCATACATTGAGGCTAAGGGGAGGATGAAGAGGGGAGACCGGGTGTGGCAGATTGCCTTTGGCTCGGGGTTCAAGTGCCACAGCGCGATATGGAGGGTGATCAGGATGTGCGACCCCGAGGAAAGGAATCCCTGGTCTGATGAGATCAACAGTTACCCAGTCGACCTCTCTGGTGTCGGATCATTTCCTTATTTTTTCGAACCATCCAAGCAAAAGATCACTGGTTGA
- the LOC116207871 gene encoding acyl carrier protein 1, chloroplastic-like, translating into MASVTGTSVRLSSVSCNLKQTQVTGAGISGSASAFFPVNGRSFPSLKSRRFQISCAAKPETVKKVCEIVKKQLALPDDSAVTGESKFAALGADSLDTVEIVMGLEEEFGISVEEESAQSITTVQEAADMIEKLKQKAA; encoded by the exons ATGGCCTCTGTGACCGGAACCTCTGTTCGATTGAGCTCTGTTTCGTGCAATCTGAAGCAGACCCAG GTGACTGGCGCTGGAATCTCAGGCTCCGCATCAGCCTTCTTTCCAGTTAATGGAAGAAGCTTTCCATCCCTTAAATCGCGCCGTTTCCAGATTTCATGTGCG GCCAAACCAGAGACAGTGAAAAAGGTGTGCGAGATAGTGAAGAAGCAGCTGGCACTTCCAGATGATTCTGCTGTGACTGGAGAGTCGAAGTTCGCTGCACTTGGAGCTGATTCTCTTGACACG GTTGAGATTGTGATGGGGCTGGAAGAGGAATTCGGGATCAGCGTGGAGGAAGAGAGCGCCCAGAGCATCACCACCGTCCAGGAAGCCGCCGACATGATCGAGAAGCTTAAGCAGAAGGCCGCTTAA